In Flavobacterium gelatinilyticum, a genomic segment contains:
- a CDS encoding O-antigen ligase family protein, translated as MKIHRIIIFLTFTLAFLFAKCECTSLPFLNQKYIYWLIAVIGGTVLFLYKESNTKLSLNIFDILMLILTCITFWNLIFLSKAAVFNLKLWYFFGYLLVYVILRRSLNTDEIIRKSQSFLHHFIAVTAIVNGSIAVLQENHLLLSKNEHFLSTALFYSPNQLGLFMALGCLSSIELIKKYKGYIKTLCILCFLISLYGLYLSKCRGACLGLGAALFYDFYKSKNSVRFIRWKIMVPLLLFLCGFFFLFFNTAALKSESTSGRVFITERVLEEVKDKLLTGHGFDSFALKYNTAKAQYFESERSWQEIKNASYIYNANNDFLELTFEFGLIWIFVFTLIIFMLFYFSIQTSEIKSCTTMLLCLIIFAFTNSVLSVPLFIVLGCCFSVIIINTIKNKPIYIFNNYKFTQILNITFAISFFAVLLFRINAEYKLLKLYEQKVSFTSFKTIENYISKIDANGEQFFMAGVILLKNKHTKEGTFYLEKGFECSGKPSLGKILAGIYEKQNQFSNAEKIYIYNINAEPFRFEPRVDLFQLYVRTNQKKKAIETAKKIIDLPIKIPSDKIGTFKKEARSYITKQQKAE; from the coding sequence ATGAAAATTCACAGAATCATCATTTTTTTAACATTTACATTGGCATTTTTATTTGCTAAATGCGAATGCACTTCACTTCCCTTTTTAAATCAAAAATATATTTATTGGTTAATTGCTGTTATTGGAGGTACTGTACTGTTTCTTTATAAAGAATCAAACACTAAGTTATCTTTAAACATTTTTGATATTCTTATGCTGATTCTGACTTGCATAACATTTTGGAATCTGATTTTTCTATCAAAAGCTGCAGTTTTCAATTTAAAACTATGGTACTTCTTTGGTTATCTGCTTGTTTATGTAATCTTAAGAAGAAGTTTAAACACAGATGAAATAATTCGAAAAAGCCAAAGTTTTCTGCATCATTTTATAGCCGTCACAGCAATTGTAAATGGCAGTATTGCTGTTTTGCAGGAAAATCATCTGCTCTTATCTAAAAATGAACATTTTCTAAGTACCGCGCTTTTTTATTCACCTAATCAGCTGGGGCTTTTTATGGCACTTGGATGCTTAAGTTCAATAGAGCTAATTAAAAAGTACAAAGGCTATATTAAAACCCTATGTATTCTTTGTTTTCTGATTTCTCTCTATGGTTTATATTTATCAAAATGCAGGGGAGCTTGTTTAGGTTTAGGGGCTGCATTATTTTATGATTTTTACAAATCCAAAAATAGTGTTCGCTTTATTAGATGGAAAATTATGGTTCCTCTTTTATTGTTTTTATGTGGATTCTTTTTTCTATTTTTCAATACAGCTGCCCTAAAATCAGAATCAACTTCAGGGAGAGTTTTTATTACAGAGAGAGTTTTAGAAGAAGTTAAAGATAAATTACTAACCGGACATGGTTTTGATTCATTTGCCCTGAAGTACAATACAGCAAAGGCACAATATTTTGAAAGCGAAAGATCGTGGCAGGAGATAAAGAATGCCAGCTATATCTACAATGCTAATAATGATTTTCTAGAATTGACTTTTGAATTTGGATTAATTTGGATCTTCGTTTTTACTTTAATTATTTTCATGTTGTTTTATTTTTCAATTCAAACCTCAGAAATAAAGTCATGCACTACTATGCTTCTTTGTCTCATTATTTTTGCTTTTACAAATAGTGTTTTGTCTGTACCGCTATTTATTGTTTTAGGCTGCTGTTTCTCTGTAATAATCATCAATACAATCAAGAACAAACCTATCTATATATTTAATAATTACAAGTTTACACAAATTCTAAACATAACTTTTGCGATTTCTTTTTTTGCGGTACTGCTTTTTAGGATAAATGCAGAATATAAATTATTGAAACTGTATGAGCAAAAAGTGTCTTTTACCAGTTTTAAAACAATTGAAAACTATATTTCAAAAATAGATGCAAATGGAGAGCAGTTTTTTATGGCTGGAGTAATTCTATTAAAAAACAAACATACTAAGGAAGGAACTTTCTATTTAGAAAAAGGGTTTGAATGTTCAGGCAAGCCAAGTTTAGGCAAAATTCTGGCCGGCATTTACGAAAAACAAAATCAATTTTCGAACGCTGAAAAAATATACATCTATAATATAAATGCAGAACCTTTTAGATTTGAGCCCCGCGTCGATCTATTTCAATTATATGTCAGAACAAATCAAAAAAAGAAAGCAATAGAAACCGCTAAAAAAATAATTGATCTTCCCATTAAGATTCCGTCTGACAAAATTGGCACATTTAAAAAAGAGGCGAGATCCTACATTACTAAACAACAAAAGGCAGAATAA
- a CDS encoding DUF420 domain-containing protein codes for MEDHSLEKKYNKFIIAVSIVIPVVVAILFGIKLKDFGINVEPLSFLPPIYATTNGITAIVLVWAVIAVKNGKLKLHERLMTFAIALSVAFLVMYVAYHMTSDSTKFGGEGAIRYVYFFILLTHILLSIAIIPLVLITYVRALAQRFDRHKKIAKITFPLWLYVAVTGVVVYLMISPYYVY; via the coding sequence ATGGAAGATCATTCATTAGAAAAAAAATACAATAAATTTATTATTGCCGTTTCGATTGTTATACCGGTAGTTGTGGCAATTTTATTCGGAATCAAATTAAAAGATTTCGGAATCAACGTTGAGCCTCTTTCATTTCTGCCGCCTATTTACGCTACTACAAATGGTATTACGGCAATTGTTTTAGTCTGGGCAGTTATTGCCGTAAAAAATGGAAAACTTAAGTTGCACGAACGATTAATGACTTTTGCAATTGCATTGTCAGTTGCCTTTTTAGTTATGTATGTGGCGTATCATATGACATCAGATTCGACTAAATTTGGAGGTGAAGGAGCCATTCGTTATGTTTACTTTTTTATATTATTAACACATATTTTGCTGTCTATTGCCATTATTCCACTAGTGTTAATTACCTATGTAAGAGCATTGGCCCAAAGATTTGACAGACATAAAAAAATAGCTAAAATTACCTTTCCGCTTTGGTTATACGTTGCGGTAACGGGAGTTGTAGTTTACTTAATGATTTCTCCGTATTATGTATACTAA
- a CDS encoding SCO family protein codes for MFKNKSYIGISFIILIFGIYAVPKIVERVKNGDVVKGNRLDNVDSKSAKSGAKLLTIGPAPKFELTNQDNAKISNETYKGKVYVLEFFFTTCPSICPKMNMSMLEIEKTFFGNPNFGIVSITIDPAHDTPQVLKDHAKLLGVKSATWNFLTGDKATIMDLSNKGFNLYAGENEKVSGGFEHSGLFALIDKEGNIRCRKDEFGNPAIYYDGLDKKGVRDIQQDIKILLEE; via the coding sequence ATGTTTAAAAATAAATCTTATATAGGGATTTCGTTTATTATTTTGATTTTCGGAATTTACGCGGTGCCTAAAATTGTCGAAAGGGTTAAAAATGGTGATGTAGTAAAAGGCAATCGTCTCGATAACGTAGATTCTAAAAGCGCAAAATCAGGTGCTAAATTATTAACGATAGGTCCGGCTCCAAAATTTGAACTGACCAATCAGGATAATGCTAAGATTTCGAACGAAACGTACAAGGGAAAAGTATATGTTTTAGAGTTCTTTTTTACAACCTGCCCTTCAATTTGTCCGAAGATGAATATGAGCATGCTGGAAATTGAAAAAACATTTTTTGGCAATCCTAATTTCGGAATCGTTTCCATTACGATCGATCCGGCACACGATACACCGCAGGTTTTAAAAGATCATGCAAAACTGCTGGGAGTAAAATCAGCAACATGGAATTTCTTAACCGGTGATAAAGCCACTATCATGGATTTATCTAACAAAGGATTTAATCTTTATGCCGGAGAAAATGAAAAAGTAAGCGGCGGTTTTGAGCATTCGGGACTATTTGCTTTAATTGATAAAGAAGGAAATATCCGCTGCAGAAAAGATGAATTTGGCAATCCGGCCATTTACTATGACGGATTAGATAAAAAAGGAGTTAGAGATATTCAGCAAGACATAAAAATACTATTAGAAGAATAA
- a CDS encoding cytochrome C oxidase subunit IV family protein encodes MSHEHVSNTKRIWFVFGLLSLVTTVEVILGIYKPKSLEFTHFIGLNLLNWIFYILTIFKAYYIVWAFMHMEGEKSSFRWSVVSPVIFLVLYLLFILLTEGHYIYGVFKDSIIKWNF; translated from the coding sequence ATGTCACACGAGCACGTATCAAATACAAAAAGAATCTGGTTTGTTTTTGGATTACTATCACTAGTAACTACAGTAGAAGTTATCTTAGGTATCTATAAACCAAAATCATTAGAGTTTACACACTTTATCGGTTTAAATTTATTAAACTGGATATTTTATATCTTAACAATATTCAAAGCTTACTATATTGTATGGGCATTTATGCACATGGAAGGTGAGAAAAGCAGCTTTAGATGGTCTGTTGTTTCACCGGTTATTTTCCTAGTTTTATATTTATTGTTCATCTTGTTAACAGAAGGACATTATATTTATGGGGTTTTTAAAGATTCTATCATTAAATGGAATTTTTAA
- a CDS encoding cytochrome c oxidase subunit 3, translating into MEATVTTANNDEKTWGGGHEIQPLGASYGKMMMWFFIVSDALTFSGFLGAYGFSRFKFIETWPLADEVFTHFPFMHGVSAPMYYVALMTFILIFSSVTMVLAVDAGHQLKKSKVAVYMFLTIIGGLIFVGSQAWEWKNFIKGEYGAVETVGGSLLQFVDKDGKRVALADFAQKLPEQREALTRSKTSWFMEDAAALPTYSVAEIQAGFKAHPDLLIRTEKLTAEKKKTVLTRAESEAHLADAKYVVEGANLIRNEYGNKLFADFFFFITGFHGFHVFSGVIINIIIFFNVLLGTYEKRRSYEMVEKVGLYWHFVDLVWVFVFTVFYLV; encoded by the coding sequence ATGGAAGCGACAGTAACTACTGCAAATAACGACGAAAAAACTTGGGGAGGCGGTCATGAAATCCAGCCATTAGGAGCAAGTTATGGTAAAATGATGATGTGGTTTTTTATCGTATCAGATGCCTTAACATTCTCTGGATTCTTAGGTGCTTATGGTTTTTCTAGATTTAAATTTATCGAAACCTGGCCATTGGCTGATGAAGTGTTTACTCACTTTCCTTTTATGCATGGTGTTTCGGCTCCTATGTATTATGTAGCCTTAATGACTTTTATTTTGATCTTTTCTTCTGTAACAATGGTTTTGGCTGTTGATGCAGGACACCAATTAAAAAAGTCAAAAGTTGCTGTTTACATGTTCTTAACTATTATTGGAGGTTTAATTTTCGTTGGCTCTCAGGCATGGGAGTGGAAAAACTTCATTAAAGGTGAGTACGGTGCAGTAGAGACAGTAGGAGGAAGCTTACTGCAGTTTGTTGATAAAGACGGTAAAAGAGTAGCACTTGCTGATTTTGCACAAAAATTACCGGAACAAAGAGAAGCTTTAACAAGAAGCAAAACATCTTGGTTCATGGAAGATGCTGCGGCACTGCCAACTTATTCAGTAGCTGAAATTCAGGCCGGTTTTAAAGCACATCCTGATTTATTAATCAGAACAGAAAAGCTTACTGCAGAAAAGAAAAAAACAGTTTTAACAAGAGCAGAATCTGAAGCTCATTTAGCTGATGCAAAATACGTTGTAGAAGGTGCAAACCTTATTAGAAATGAATACGGTAATAAATTATTTGCTGATTTCTTTTTCTTTATCACAGGATTCCACGGATTCCACGTATTTTCCGGAGTTATCATCAACATCATTATTTTCTTTAATGTATTGTTAGGAACTTACGAGAAAAGAAGAAGCTACGAAATGGTTGAGAAAGTTGGTTTATACTGGCACTTCGTAGATTTAGTTTGGGTATTTGTATTTACAGTTTTCTACCTAGTTTAA
- a CDS encoding cytochrome c oxidase subunit 3 has product MEMTLTTSEEQVRKSKSAKLILLFAMVSMTMMFAGLASAFVVSKSRADWLQNFQIPSAFYFSTAVIIACSVTFYLAKKAISNGNRNATTAFLLATLALGILFIVLQFAGFGQIIEGGYYMTGQGSSITTTFLYVIAVMHLLHLAGGIISLLIIIYNHFKQKYNPTQTLGIELGAMYWHFLDLLWVLLFLFLYFFK; this is encoded by the coding sequence ATGGAAATGACATTAACAACAAGCGAAGAGCAGGTAAGAAAGTCAAAATCAGCAAAATTGATTTTGTTATTTGCAATGGTTAGTATGACCATGATGTTTGCAGGACTTGCCAGTGCATTTGTGGTAAGTAAATCAAGAGCAGACTGGCTGCAGAATTTTCAAATACCAAGTGCGTTTTATTTCAGCACAGCAGTAATTATTGCCTGCAGCGTTACTTTTTACTTAGCCAAAAAAGCAATTTCAAACGGAAACAGAAATGCAACAACCGCTTTTCTTCTGGCAACATTAGCTTTAGGAATCTTATTTATAGTACTGCAATTTGCAGGATTTGGTCAGATTATCGAAGGCGGTTATTATATGACAGGACAAGGCAGCTCTATTACTACAACATTTTTGTATGTAATTGCGGTTATGCACTTGCTGCACCTTGCGGGCGGGATAATTTCACTTTTAATTATAATTTATAATCATTTTAAACAAAAATACAATCCGACTCAAACTCTTGGAATAGAACTAGGTGCGATGTATTGGCACTTTTTAGACCTATTGTGGGTATTATTATTTTTATTTTTATATTTCTTTAAATAA
- the cyoE gene encoding heme o synthase — protein sequence MNAAKNTFSIKSIFLDFKEITKAGLAISVLFSSIAGYLLGVNDEHPFKWSVLIVLAIGGYCMVGASNAFNQVIEKDIDSLMDRTKNRPVASGRMSKITALLVASLLTITGIALLYTINAKSAMFAAISIFLYTSIYTPLKTVTPLSVFVGAFPGAIPFMLGWVAATGEFGIEAGTLFLIQFFWQFPHFWSIGWFLFDDYAKAGIFMLPTGDKDRKTALQIILYTIWLIIASLLPVLGYTGQLFISPIAAVLVFLLGIWMLFYAVRLYKLRTAKAARTLMLVSVSYISLLQIVFIVDKFLR from the coding sequence TTGAACGCAGCAAAAAATACATTTTCAATAAAATCAATATTTCTGGATTTCAAGGAGATTACAAAAGCTGGTTTGGCTATTAGTGTTTTGTTCTCCTCAATAGCCGGATATTTATTAGGAGTGAATGATGAACATCCTTTTAAATGGAGTGTTCTGATTGTTTTGGCAATTGGCGGTTATTGTATGGTTGGAGCTTCCAATGCTTTTAATCAGGTAATCGAAAAAGATATCGATTCGTTAATGGACCGAACTAAAAATCGTCCGGTCGCTTCTGGCAGAATGTCAAAAATTACGGCATTACTGGTTGCCAGTCTTCTTACTATTACAGGTATTGCATTGTTGTACACGATCAACGCCAAGTCGGCGATGTTTGCAGCGATTTCAATTTTCTTATATACCAGTATTTATACACCATTAAAAACGGTAACTCCATTATCAGTTTTTGTGGGTGCCTTTCCCGGAGCTATTCCGTTTATGTTAGGCTGGGTAGCAGCCACTGGTGAATTTGGCATTGAAGCCGGAACCTTATTTCTAATTCAGTTTTTCTGGCAGTTTCCTCATTTTTGGTCCATTGGTTGGTTTTTGTTTGATGATTATGCGAAAGCAGGTATTTTTATGCTGCCAACCGGAGATAAAGACAGAAAAACGGCTTTGCAGATTATTTTGTATACCATTTGGCTAATCATAGCATCATTACTGCCTGTTTTAGGGTATACAGGACAGTTGTTTATTTCGCCAATTGCGGCAGTTTTGGTATTTTTATTAGGAATATGGATGTTGTTTTATGCTGTTCGGCTGTATAAGCTGCGAACTGCAAAAGCGGCACGAACATTAATGTTGGTTAGTGTGTCGTATATTTCTTTATTGCAGATAGTATTTATAGTAGACAAATTTTTAAGATAG